The following coding sequences lie in one Candidatus Eisenbacteria bacterium genomic window:
- a CDS encoding class I SAM-dependent methyltransferase, giving the protein MRCRCGLRRLDPRPSQETVARYYAAEPDFNAYGGRRRGPLKQRLWDALRDGAAAPAGQSVVGRALRPLTRPIARWLFDVNVPLDGRRGLRVLEVGSGFGDLLVYLKARGCDVLGTDLSPAAVARAGEYGIEVRLGALRDLALPAGAFDAVVMSHSLEHVPDPNDELAEVARLLTPGGRLHLAVPNGDAVRLRLDEAGWVHLSAPLHYWFFDARSVTRLLERHGYRLVGAPATTTRHHALLSWRTTRRYAGVATATRQLARFLRESMRAHDGGDVLRIVAVRGA; this is encoded by the coding sequence GTGCGCTGCCGCTGCGGCCTCCGCCGTCTCGATCCCCGCCCGAGCCAGGAGACGGTCGCGCGCTACTACGCGGCCGAGCCCGACTTCAACGCGTACGGGGGGCGGCGGCGCGGCCCCCTGAAGCAGCGGCTGTGGGACGCGCTGCGCGACGGCGCCGCCGCACCGGCGGGTCAGTCGGTCGTCGGCCGCGCGCTCCGTCCCCTCACCCGCCCGATTGCGCGCTGGCTCTTCGACGTGAACGTGCCGCTCGACGGCCGCCGTGGCCTCCGCGTGCTCGAGGTCGGCTCGGGTTTCGGTGACCTGCTCGTCTACTTGAAGGCGCGCGGCTGCGACGTGCTCGGGACCGACCTCAGCCCGGCCGCCGTCGCGCGAGCGGGCGAGTACGGCATCGAGGTGCGGCTCGGGGCGCTGCGCGACCTCGCGCTTCCGGCAGGCGCCTTCGACGCCGTCGTCATGAGCCACAGCCTCGAGCACGTGCCGGACCCGAACGACGAGCTGGCCGAGGTCGCGCGCCTGCTCACGCCCGGCGGCCGACTGCACCTCGCGGTCCCGAACGGCGACGCCGTCCGCCTGCGGCTCGACGAGGCCGGCTGGGTGCACCTGTCGGCGCCGCTCCACTACTGGTTCTTCGACGCCCGGTCGGTGACCCGACTGCTCGAGCGGCACGGCTATCGCCTCGTCGGGGCGCCGGCCACCACGACGCGCCATCACGCCCTGCTCTCCTGGCGAACCACGCGCCGGTACGCCGGCGTGGCGACCGCCACGCGACAGCTCGCGCGCTTTCTCCGCGAGTCGATGCGGGCGCACGACGGCGGCGACGTGCTGCGGATCGTCGCCGTGCGCGGCGCCTGA
- a CDS encoding aldo/keto reductase, translating to MEQRRLGKGGPMVSALGLGCMGMSEFYGACDDAESIATIHAALDAGLDFLDTADMYGPYTNEELVGRAVKGRRDRVVLATKFGIVRDEAARTVRGINGKPEYVRAACDGSLRRLGVDTIDLYYQHRVDPNVPIEDTVGAMAELVRAGKVRHLGLSEAGATTLRRAHAVHPIAALQSEYSLWTRDPEDGILAACRELGIAFVAYSPLGRGFLTGQIRRFEDFAADDYRRLSPRFQGENFQRNLDLVAQVETLAREKACTSAQLALAWVLAQGDDVIPIPGTKRRKYLAENLGALDVRLGRADLDRIAAAFPTGVASGERYPAFMMAAVNR from the coding sequence ATGGAGCAGCGACGTCTCGGCAAAGGCGGTCCGATGGTCTCGGCGCTCGGGCTCGGTTGCATGGGCATGTCCGAGTTCTACGGCGCCTGCGACGACGCCGAGTCGATCGCGACCATCCATGCGGCCCTCGACGCGGGTCTCGACTTCCTCGACACGGCCGACATGTACGGCCCGTACACGAACGAGGAGCTGGTCGGCCGGGCGGTGAAGGGGCGTCGCGATCGGGTCGTGCTCGCCACCAAGTTCGGGATCGTGCGCGACGAAGCGGCGCGGACGGTTCGCGGCATCAACGGGAAGCCCGAGTACGTCCGGGCGGCGTGCGACGGGAGCCTGCGGCGTCTCGGCGTCGACACGATCGACCTCTACTATCAGCACCGCGTCGACCCGAACGTTCCGATCGAGGACACGGTCGGAGCGATGGCCGAGCTCGTCCGCGCCGGCAAGGTGCGTCACCTGGGGCTCTCCGAAGCGGGCGCCACGACCCTGCGCCGCGCGCATGCCGTCCATCCGATCGCGGCGCTGCAGTCCGAGTACTCGCTGTGGACGCGCGATCCCGAGGACGGGATCCTCGCCGCCTGCCGCGAGCTCGGCATCGCGTTCGTCGCCTACAGTCCGCTCGGGCGCGGCTTCCTCACGGGGCAGATCCGCCGCTTCGAGGACTTCGCCGCCGACGACTACCGGCGCCTCTCGCCGCGCTTCCAGGGCGAGAACTTCCAGCGGAACCTCGATTTGGTCGCGCAGGTCGAGACGCTCGCGCGCGAGAAGGCCTGCACGTCCGCGCAGCTCGCCCTCGCCTGGGTGCTCGCGCAGGGCGACGACGTCATCCCCATTCCGGGCACGAAGCGCCGGAAGTACCTGGCCGAGAACCTGGGAGCGCTCGACGTCCGCCTCGGCCGCGCCGACCTCGATCGGATCGCGGCCGCGTTCCCCACCGGCGTCGCCTCGGGCGAGCGCTACCCGGCCTTCATGATGGCGGCGGTGAACCGCTGA
- a CDS encoding arsinothricin resistance N-acetyltransferase ArsN1 family B, translating to MAPTIRLALPGDVAAMLAIYAEVVRTSAITFEYDPPSEAEFGERVATVGAKFPWLVYARDGEVLGYAYATTWRARAAYEWSVETTVYVRDDVHRQGVGRGLYRSLIACLRLQGHRLAIGGITLPNPASVGLHEACGFRLVGVHRACGHKQGRWHDVGFWELELAPRADAAPAPPVPPSSLVGTTAWEQAMASGLGRTSPAHD from the coding sequence ATGGCGCCGACGATCCGCCTCGCGCTCCCGGGCGACGTGGCCGCAATGCTCGCCATCTACGCCGAGGTCGTTCGCACGTCGGCGATCACGTTCGAGTACGACCCGCCGTCGGAGGCGGAATTCGGCGAGCGCGTGGCGACCGTCGGGGCGAAGTTCCCGTGGCTCGTGTACGCGCGCGACGGCGAGGTGCTGGGCTACGCCTACGCGACCACGTGGCGTGCGCGCGCCGCCTACGAGTGGTCGGTCGAGACGACCGTGTACGTCCGCGACGACGTGCACCGCCAGGGCGTCGGGCGAGGGCTCTATCGATCGCTCATCGCCTGCCTGCGCCTGCAGGGCCACCGCCTCGCGATCGGCGGGATCACGCTGCCGAACCCCGCCAGCGTCGGACTGCACGAGGCATGTGGCTTCCGCCTGGTCGGCGTGCACCGGGCGTGCGGCCACAAGCAGGGCCGATGGCACGACGTCGGCTTCTGGGAGCTCGAGCTGGCGCCCCGCGCCGACGCCGCGCCGGCGCCGCCGGTGCCGCCGAGCTCGCTCGTCGGGACGACGGCGTGGGAACAGGCGATGGCGAGCGGACTCGGCCGCACCTCGCCTGCGCACGATTGA
- a CDS encoding glycoside hydrolase family 172 protein yields the protein MDRHPLDRHPLASLFTSTGARSRRASSWDRSGGNRDFLFVGPGETAVLMEHEGPGCITHVYCALVLPDPVDYRDAIVRCWWDGEATPSVEVPLGDFFTIAHARVRPIRTALTSVNAGFAASHALNAYFPMPFATSARVTIEHRGERPLGGGLPAFWYHIDYETYDRPPPQDVLRFHAQWRQEKPTVPVGPRPNRQLHGGINLDGAENYVALDATGAGQMVGLLLEINNVAGGWYGEGDDMVFVDGETWPPAIHGTGTEEIFGSGACPTTEFAAPYHGFHLLESPDWSGLVGAYRWFVHDPIRFTRSLRWTVEHGHANNFANEYASLAYWYQTEPHAPFPALPDRAALRPPLPPVYEEARAALFAAASAAMTSRSDAEVLRVVAIGEPFYAGRFEETLERLRRGPA from the coding sequence ATGGATCGTCACCCGTTGGATCGCCACCCGCTCGCCTCGCTCTTCACGTCGACCGGGGCGCGGAGCCGACGCGCGTCGTCGTGGGATCGCAGCGGTGGCAACAGGGACTTCCTGTTCGTCGGCCCCGGCGAGACGGCCGTGCTGATGGAGCACGAGGGGCCCGGCTGCATCACCCACGTGTACTGCGCGCTCGTGTTGCCCGATCCGGTCGACTACCGTGACGCGATCGTGCGCTGCTGGTGGGACGGCGAGGCGACGCCGTCGGTCGAGGTCCCGCTGGGCGACTTCTTCACGATCGCCCACGCGCGCGTGCGGCCGATCCGTACCGCGCTCACGTCGGTGAACGCGGGCTTCGCGGCGTCGCACGCGCTCAACGCCTACTTCCCGATGCCGTTCGCGACCAGTGCCCGCGTGACCATCGAGCACCGCGGCGAGCGGCCGCTCGGCGGCGGGCTGCCGGCGTTCTGGTACCACATCGACTACGAGACCTACGATCGGCCGCCGCCGCAGGACGTGCTGCGCTTCCATGCCCAGTGGCGCCAGGAGAAGCCGACGGTGCCGGTCGGCCCGCGCCCGAACCGCCAGCTCCACGGCGGCATCAACCTCGACGGCGCCGAGAACTACGTGGCCCTCGACGCGACGGGCGCAGGGCAGATGGTCGGCCTGCTCCTCGAGATCAACAACGTCGCGGGCGGCTGGTACGGCGAGGGGGACGACATGGTGTTCGTCGACGGCGAGACGTGGCCGCCGGCGATCCACGGCACCGGCACCGAGGAGATCTTCGGCAGCGGCGCCTGTCCGACGACGGAATTCGCCGCGCCGTATCACGGCTTTCACCTGCTCGAGTCGCCGGACTGGTCGGGCCTGGTCGGCGCCTACCGCTGGTTCGTGCACGATCCCATCCGCTTCACCCGCTCGCTGCGGTGGACCGTGGAGCACGGACACGCGAACAACTTCGCGAACGAGTACGCCTCGCTCGCCTACTGGTACCAGACCGAGCCCCACGCGCCGTTCCCGGCGCTGCCCGATCGCGCCGCGCTGCGACCGCCGCTGCCGCCCGTCTACGAGGAGGCACGCGCGGCGCTCTTCGCCGCCGCGTCGGCGGCGATGACGTCGCGATCGGACGCCGAGGTCCTGCGCGTCGTCGCCATCGGCGAGCCGTTCTACGCCGGGCGATTCGAGGAGACGCTGGAGCGCTTGCGCCGTGGCCCAGCGTAG
- a CDS encoding N,N-dimethylformamidase beta subunit family domain-containing protein — MTLAYCQPQSVLPGDEVMVHVSAPGPTATIEVVRDGVAPGCVLRQDVRVAEHAIPDDAPEAGCRWPATLAFRVGEDWRSGCYLVRVTLAGAAGPALPTAFFVVRARRPSADRMLLVLATNTWNAYNDVGGRNYYTGSVEASFARPLGRGMLAKPDERGARLASVVPGTFVDAYVGGVSEHGLSMWHGMAGWATWERRFAVWAEGAGYALDYAINADLERVPGLLEGRRLYLSVGHDEYWSWGMRDAVESFVGAGGNAAFLSGNVCYWQVRLAGDVQTCFKHRFREDPLFGTDRQRLTTTIWADPILGRPETQMTGVSFTRGGYSRIAGSVPHASGGYVVHRPEHWAFEGTRLRFGDLLGARDVVVGYECDGCELAMVDGRPVATGRDACPPGFEVLATAPAMPFDRHTTPLELPPGGEYELEFHAQRLLGDDSVASCDRLRYGHAVLGCYTRGGIVLTTGCTDWVHGLGDPSIDRVTCNVLDRLGRRA, encoded by the coding sequence ATGACGCTCGCCTACTGCCAACCCCAGAGCGTGCTACCCGGCGACGAGGTGATGGTCCACGTCTCCGCGCCGGGACCGACGGCGACGATCGAGGTCGTGCGTGACGGTGTCGCACCGGGGTGCGTGCTTCGGCAGGACGTGCGCGTCGCCGAGCACGCGATCCCCGACGACGCGCCGGAAGCCGGCTGTCGCTGGCCAGCGACGCTGGCGTTTCGGGTGGGGGAAGATTGGCGGAGCGGCTGCTACCTCGTCCGCGTGACGCTGGCGGGCGCCGCCGGGCCCGCGCTCCCGACGGCATTCTTCGTCGTGCGCGCCCGCCGCCCCTCGGCCGACCGGATGCTGCTCGTGCTCGCGACCAACACCTGGAACGCCTACAACGACGTCGGCGGGCGCAACTACTATACGGGGTCGGTCGAGGCGTCGTTCGCGCGGCCGCTCGGGCGCGGCATGCTCGCCAAGCCCGACGAGCGCGGCGCGCGCCTGGCCTCGGTCGTGCCGGGCACGTTCGTCGACGCGTACGTCGGCGGCGTCAGCGAGCACGGCCTCTCGATGTGGCACGGGATGGCTGGCTGGGCGACGTGGGAGCGGCGCTTCGCCGTCTGGGCGGAGGGCGCCGGGTACGCGCTCGACTACGCAATCAACGCCGATCTCGAGCGCGTGCCGGGCCTGCTCGAGGGCCGGCGGCTCTACCTCAGCGTCGGACACGACGAGTACTGGTCGTGGGGCATGCGGGACGCCGTCGAGTCGTTCGTCGGCGCCGGCGGCAACGCGGCGTTCCTCTCCGGCAACGTCTGCTACTGGCAGGTGCGGCTGGCGGGCGACGTGCAGACCTGCTTCAAGCACCGCTTCCGCGAGGACCCGCTCTTCGGCACCGACCGCCAGCGTCTCACGACGACGATCTGGGCCGATCCAATCCTCGGCCGGCCCGAGACCCAGATGACCGGCGTGTCGTTCACGCGCGGCGGCTACTCGCGGATCGCCGGCAGCGTGCCGCACGCGAGCGGCGGCTACGTCGTGCATCGCCCCGAGCACTGGGCGTTCGAAGGCACCCGCCTGCGCTTCGGCGACCTGCTCGGGGCGCGCGACGTCGTGGTCGGCTACGAGTGCGACGGCTGCGAGCTCGCGATGGTCGACGGGCGACCCGTGGCAACGGGACGCGACGCTTGCCCGCCCGGGTTCGAGGTGCTCGCGACCGCGCCGGCCATGCCGTTCGATCGTCACACGACGCCCCTCGAGCTGCCGCCCGGTGGCGAGTACGAGCTCGAGTTCCACGCGCAGCGCCTGCTGGGCGACGACTCGGTCGCGAGCTGCGACCGCCTGCGCTACGGCCACGCCGTCCTCGGCTGCTACACGCGCGGGGGCATCGTGCTCACGACCGGCTGCACCGACTGGGTCCACGGCCTCGGTGATCCCTCGATCGACCGGGTCACCTGCAACGTGCTCGATCGCCTGGGACGCCGCGCGTAG
- a CDS encoding carboxypeptidase regulatory-like domain-containing protein — MANWTGGRIALGLAAALLGLGAAAVEGAYREIEVTGGAKIAGQVRVTGEVTPLPPQPVFKEHDECGESVPDERLVIDSEHRLANAVVRLVDVGAGKPIARSEPVRLDNRKCTFVPHVVAAAVGQTLDIRNDDPFLHDAHAWLGTRTLFNLAVPKGRTVHSVLADPGIVHVNCNVRHTWMHAYLFVAENPYVAVTDASGGFTLGDVPPGTYKIAVWHELLGSQEREVTVAPGQAVTVDFALDAVAPMEPGPPRED; from the coding sequence ATGGCGAACTGGACTGGCGGGCGAATCGCCCTGGGGCTCGCCGCGGCGCTGCTCGGGCTTGGCGCAGCGGCGGTGGAGGGGGCGTACCGCGAAATCGAGGTCACCGGCGGTGCGAAGATCGCCGGCCAGGTTCGGGTGACCGGCGAAGTCACGCCCCTGCCGCCGCAGCCCGTCTTCAAGGAGCACGACGAGTGCGGCGAGAGCGTCCCGGACGAACGGTTGGTCATCGACTCCGAACATCGTCTGGCGAACGCCGTGGTGCGCTTGGTCGACGTCGGGGCCGGCAAGCCCATCGCGCGCTCGGAGCCGGTCCGCCTCGACAACCGCAAGTGCACCTTCGTGCCGCACGTGGTCGCCGCGGCCGTCGGCCAGACGCTCGACATCCGCAACGACGATCCGTTCCTGCACGATGCGCACGCCTGGCTCGGAACGCGCACGCTCTTCAACCTGGCCGTTCCCAAGGGTCGTACGGTCCACAGCGTGCTGGCCGATCCCGGCATCGTCCACGTGAACTGCAACGTGCGTCACACGTGGATGCACGCGTATCTATTCGTCGCCGAGAATCCCTACGTCGCGGTGACGGATGCGTCCGGGGGCTTCACGCTGGGCGACGTGCCGCCGGGCACCTACAAGATCGCGGTCTGGCACGAGCTCCTGGGGAGCCAGGAGCGCGAGGTGACGGTCGCGCCCGGACAGGCGGTCACGGTCGACTTCGCCCTCGACGCGGTCGCGCCGATGGAGCCTGGTCCGCCGCGCGAGGACTAG
- a CDS encoding acetyl-CoA acetyltransferase → MGSNGIKDRVAIIGMGCTKFGEHWDKSADDLLVDAAYDALGSAGIEPNDVDAYWLGTLGQLSGLTLSVPLKIPYKPVTHVENYCATGSESLRQACYAVASGAYDVAMAIGVEKLKDSGYSGLVGAEPPNDGTNSSMTAPASFSLLAPAYFKKYGLDPKKGKEVLARIAWKNHKNGARNPKAQFQAEVPMEAILASPKVAEPLGIMDCSGVSDGSAAAIVVRAEDAKKYCKDPIYIKALSFVAGPGAGHMDTDYDFTTFREVVASAADAYRQAGITDARKQLSLAEVHDCFTPTELVLYEDLGFSARGTAWKDVLDGFFDLEGGLPVNPDGGLKSFGHPIGASGLRMMYECWLQLRGEAGPRQIKNPRLGLTHNLGGFPGKCVSFVSVVGREGA, encoded by the coding sequence ATGGGCAGCAACGGCATCAAGGATCGCGTCGCGATCATCGGCATGGGCTGCACGAAGTTCGGCGAGCATTGGGACAAGAGCGCGGACGACCTCCTGGTCGACGCCGCCTACGATGCCCTGGGCTCCGCGGGCATCGAGCCGAACGACGTCGACGCCTACTGGCTCGGTACGCTGGGACAGCTCTCGGGGCTGACGCTCTCGGTGCCCCTCAAGATCCCGTACAAGCCGGTGACGCACGTCGAGAATTACTGCGCGACCGGCTCCGAATCGCTGCGGCAGGCCTGCTACGCAGTCGCGAGCGGCGCCTACGACGTGGCGATGGCGATCGGGGTCGAGAAGCTGAAGGACTCGGGATACTCGGGCCTGGTCGGCGCCGAGCCGCCGAACGACGGCACCAACTCCAGCATGACCGCCCCGGCGTCGTTCTCGCTCCTCGCCCCCGCCTACTTCAAGAAGTACGGCCTCGATCCGAAGAAGGGGAAGGAGGTCCTCGCGCGCATCGCGTGGAAGAACCACAAGAACGGCGCGCGCAACCCGAAGGCGCAGTTCCAGGCCGAGGTGCCGATGGAGGCGATCCTCGCCTCCCCGAAGGTGGCCGAGCCGCTCGGCATCATGGACTGCTCGGGGGTGTCGGACGGCTCCGCGGCCGCCATCGTCGTGCGGGCCGAGGACGCGAAGAAGTACTGCAAGGACCCGATCTACATCAAAGCGCTCTCGTTCGTCGCCGGACCCGGCGCCGGCCACATGGACACCGACTACGACTTCACGACCTTCCGCGAGGTCGTGGCGTCGGCGGCCGACGCGTATCGCCAGGCGGGCATCACCGATGCGCGCAAGCAGCTCTCGCTCGCCGAGGTCCACGACTGCTTCACGCCGACCGAGCTCGTCCTCTACGAGGACCTCGGCTTCAGCGCGCGCGGCACCGCCTGGAAGGACGTCCTCGACGGCTTCTTCGATCTCGAGGGCGGCCTGCCCGTGAATCCCGACGGCGGCCTCAAGTCGTTCGGCCATCCGATCGGGGCGTCGGGCCTGCGCATGATGTACGAGTGCTGGCTCCAGCTCCGTGGCGAAGCCGGGCCGCGCCAGATCAAGAATCCGAGGCTCGGCCTCACGCACAACCTCGGCGGCTTTCCCGGCAAGTGCGTGAGCTTCGTGTCGGTGGTCGGGCGCGAGGGCGCGTAG
- a CDS encoding OB-fold domain-containing protein has protein sequence MVGIVSYGSYVPYRRLKRSAIAQVLGVPSEKGERAVASFDEDSVSMAVEAARDALRAAPAKSVEALFFATTTPPYADKLNAALVGAAALLPPELRAADCTGSVRAGVSAFLQAADAVRGGGKQALVAIGDARLAAPEAKAERTNGDGAAAFVLGSEGVIAEVVASASLTREFLDTWRQPDETFPHSWEERFALTQAYSPLLGKAVQAVLQKAGVQPGDLAAVVLDCPNPRATADVAKRLKLEPTRFADPLALTVGQTGAAHAGLMLANVLAAAKPGDRVLVALAADGADAVLLRVTDAIGAYKQPRSVGRLIESKGEVGYGTYLKWREILPTEPPRRPDPVRPGAPPMLRSTLWKHGFVGTKCTACGTPQLPPQRICVRCAAKDEMEPYPFADRTARIATLTLDHLAFSLNPPTVSVVLDFDGGGRFLCEMTDCDPAAVAIGDEVEMTFRRMFTAEGVHNYFWKARPRR, from the coding sequence ATGGTCGGCATCGTCTCCTACGGCTCCTACGTCCCGTACCGGCGCCTCAAGCGCTCGGCCATCGCACAGGTCCTCGGTGTCCCATCCGAGAAGGGCGAGCGAGCCGTCGCCAGCTTCGACGAGGACAGCGTCTCCATGGCCGTCGAGGCGGCCCGCGACGCGCTTCGCGCGGCGCCGGCGAAGTCGGTCGAGGCGCTCTTCTTCGCGACCACGACCCCGCCCTATGCCGACAAGCTGAACGCCGCGCTGGTCGGCGCCGCCGCGCTGCTGCCGCCCGAGCTGCGTGCCGCCGACTGCACGGGATCGGTCCGTGCCGGGGTCTCGGCGTTCCTGCAGGCTGCCGACGCGGTGCGCGGTGGTGGCAAGCAGGCGCTGGTCGCGATCGGCGACGCGCGCCTCGCCGCCCCCGAAGCCAAGGCGGAGCGGACCAACGGCGACGGCGCGGCCGCCTTCGTGCTCGGCTCCGAGGGCGTCATCGCCGAGGTCGTCGCGTCGGCGTCGCTGACGCGCGAGTTCCTGGACACCTGGCGCCAGCCCGACGAGACGTTCCCGCACTCCTGGGAGGAGCGCTTCGCGCTCACGCAGGCGTACTCCCCGCTGCTCGGAAAGGCCGTGCAGGCGGTCCTGCAGAAGGCCGGTGTGCAGCCCGGCGATCTGGCCGCGGTCGTTCTCGACTGTCCGAACCCGCGGGCGACGGCCGACGTCGCGAAGCGTTTGAAGCTCGAGCCGACCCGCTTCGCCGACCCGCTGGCGTTGACCGTGGGCCAGACGGGCGCGGCGCACGCCGGCCTCATGCTGGCGAACGTGCTCGCGGCCGCAAAGCCGGGTGATCGCGTCCTGGTGGCGCTCGCCGCCGACGGCGCGGACGCAGTGCTCCTGCGCGTCACCGACGCCATCGGCGCGTACAAGCAGCCGCGCTCCGTCGGGCGCCTCATCGAGTCGAAGGGCGAGGTCGGCTACGGCACCTATCTCAAGTGGCGCGAGATCCTGCCGACGGAGCCGCCGCGCCGGCCGGACCCGGTGCGGCCCGGTGCGCCGCCGATGCTGCGCTCGACGCTGTGGAAGCACGGCTTCGTCGGAACCAAATGCACCGCCTGCGGCACGCCGCAGCTCCCGCCGCAACGCATCTGCGTGCGCTGCGCCGCCAAGGACGAGATGGAGCCCTACCCGTTCGCCGACCGGACGGCCCGGATCGCGACCCTGACGCTCGACCACCTGGCGTTCTCGCTGAACCCGCCGACGGTCAGCGTCGTGCTCGATTTCGACGGTGGCGGCCGCTTCCTGTGCGAGATGACCGACTGCGACCCCGCGGCGGTGGCGATTGGCGACGAGGTCGAGATGACCTTCCGCCGCATGTTCACCGCCGAGGGCGTGCACAACTACTTCTGGAAGGCGCGCCCCCGCCGCTAG